A window of the Parabacteroides merdae ATCC 43184 genome harbors these coding sequences:
- a CDS encoding LptF/LptG family permease, whose protein sequence is MLKIKRLYTFMLQTFLPLFLMTFGICLFIVLMQFLWRYIDDMVGKGLGIPVLAEMFMYAALFLVPMALPLAILLASLMTFGNLGERLELLAMKSAGVSLVHIMRPLIITISIISIGAFFFQNYAMPVVQVKLYTLLWSMRQKSPELDIPEGVFYSEITGFNVYVKHKDTETGLLRDMMIYDYSEGFNKVSVMVADSGRLKTSADKMFLVLSLFNGESFRSLDKQPSTAGTKSSVPYQRETFKSRDILIEFDANFSRTDESFMQNQFMGKNMHDLQIFIDSVSVRLDSIQNVNAKNVYETSYKKTLKKPQDIKQNNVKDDSNSEKSDTKTTLETPKTDEPVIVMNFDSLYQAENPGKKATILTRAKSSIENMKADYFFKAATIGDEAYRVRRHLTEWHKKFTLSFACMVFFFIGAPLGAIIRKGGLGMPVVISVILFIFYYIIDNIGFKMARDGVWEAWQGMWLSSAILAPLGIFLTYKAVNDSVILNADTYLNALKNLFGKRSGRKVEMKEVIMFNPDYGQIILRLKQLAEESNAYLAAHKRWTNYFLFWKQGGRDHTAEQLAVKMDGIIEELSNSDQNLVLNKLMDYPVINGYNQINAKINGKAGLAISLFFPIGFPVYLLATYQRKLLRHDIKMVQKTSYELIDIIEKLPVSL, encoded by the coding sequence TTCTTGATGACCTTCGGCATCTGTCTGTTTATTGTGCTTATGCAGTTCCTGTGGAGGTACATTGACGACATGGTCGGGAAAGGTTTGGGGATTCCTGTTTTGGCGGAAATGTTTATGTATGCCGCCCTATTTCTCGTACCGATGGCACTACCACTGGCTATTTTGCTTGCCTCGCTTATGACTTTCGGGAATCTTGGCGAACGATTGGAATTACTGGCTATGAAATCGGCGGGTGTCTCACTTGTCCATATCATGCGCCCGCTAATCATCACCATCAGTATTATAAGTATCGGGGCTTTCTTCTTCCAGAACTATGCCATGCCTGTCGTACAAGTCAAACTTTACACGCTACTTTGGTCTATGCGGCAGAAATCGCCGGAGCTAGATATTCCTGAAGGGGTTTTTTACAGCGAAATCACTGGATTTAATGTATATGTGAAGCATAAGGATACTGAAACGGGGCTCCTTCGCGATATGATGATCTATGATTATTCTGAAGGATTCAACAAAGTAAGCGTGATGGTCGCAGATTCGGGACGCCTGAAGACATCGGCAGACAAAATGTTCTTAGTCCTTTCCCTATTTAATGGAGAATCCTTTAGAAGCCTGGACAAGCAACCGAGTACCGCAGGTACAAAAAGTTCCGTTCCTTACCAAAGGGAGACATTCAAAAGCCGGGATATCCTGATCGAATTTGATGCCAACTTTTCACGGACGGACGAATCATTCATGCAAAACCAGTTTATGGGTAAAAACATGCATGATTTACAAATCTTCATCGATTCTGTTTCCGTACGCTTAGACAGCATACAAAACGTCAACGCCAAAAATGTTTACGAAACCTCATACAAAAAGACACTAAAGAAGCCGCAAGACATAAAGCAGAATAACGTAAAGGATGATTCGAATAGTGAAAAATCAGATACAAAAACGACACTAGAGACGCCCAAAACGGACGAGCCGGTAATTGTCATGAACTTTGACAGTCTCTATCAGGCAGAAAATCCCGGAAAGAAGGCAACTATCCTGACACGTGCGAAATCGAGCATAGAAAATATGAAGGCTGATTACTTCTTCAAAGCAGCCACTATCGGAGACGAAGCTTACAGGGTACGCCGCCACTTGACGGAATGGCACAAGAAGTTCACTTTGTCTTTCGCCTGCATGGTCTTTTTCTTTATCGGCGCACCGCTGGGAGCCATCATTCGTAAAGGCGGATTGGGGATGCCGGTCGTCATTTCGGTCATACTGTTTATTTTCTATTACATCATTGACAATATCGGTTTCAAAATGGCGCGTGACGGCGTATGGGAAGCATGGCAAGGGATGTGGCTAAGTTCCGCAATTTTGGCTCCGTTAGGTATCTTCCTGACTTATAAAGCGGTCAACGACTCCGTCATCCTGAATGCCGACACATACCTGAATGCCTTAAAAAACCTGTTCGGAAAACGTTCGGGCAGAAAAGTTGAAATGAAAGAGGTGATCATGTTCAATCCGGATTACGGGCAAATCATTCTCCGCCTGAAACAACTGGCAGAAGAAAGCAATGCCTACCTAGCCGCCCATAAACGATGGACAAACTATTTTCTCTTCTGGAAACAGGGAGGTCGTGACCATACGGCCGAACAATTAGCAGTAAAAATGGACGGGATCATCGAAGAATTGTCTAATTCGGACCAAAACTTGGTTCTGAACAAACTGATGGACTATCCGGTCATCAACGGTTACAACCAGATAAATGCAAAAATAAATGGAAAAGCCGGGCTGGCAATCAGCCTCTTTTTCCCGATCGGATTCCCGGTTTATCTGCTTGCCACGTATCAGCGTAAACTTTTACGGCACGATATCAAGATGGTACAAAAGACAAGCTATGAACTGATTGATATAATTGAAAAATTACCTGTATCTTTGTAA